In the genome of Podospora pseudocomata strain CBS 415.72m chromosome 2 map unlocalized CBS415.72m_2.2, whole genome shotgun sequence, one region contains:
- a CDS encoding uncharacterized protein (COG:S; EggNog:ENOG503P0AS), translated as MEMAEDGNVAALLATKLATPIAQLGPDLPDQPSRTVRGEVGITWPYNSVTETFAFLLAEPDVRLRRARGQVRIELHGPSARILSKCGLGAGDELLFSLEEVTWTKDTSPGGIPGSRVEWQLQFDKKFVLQIKSGETNQLRHLNIDHPELETEASPRPPAPLATAPRLSTPEPEEPPEHVSTIRKFFEVAENEYASPALIKRQRLSYGALFEDGFDPFEEDGGVKGKGRKRTRFGRDSSAWRYTSQSPSPEPQSPAEESMDEDVTEKTSPQPSPQKEMLDEGVQTVDIEMTEPTDEAVQTEPVQTEPVQPESTRVEAAQTEPMETEPVRTKPVQTPPVRTESAMDVLSQAALAHAQQAQKPPASEEHPRFAQAQQEKRSPVAQEQPALTMPELPPATPQHDQASGKPTESRSGPPAANANTDMPKLDAAQKPATDTFASSSLFGTPKTPGFSMFGTGPPARIQSPSSIADQVRFGFSHIPHTAPPPDAHDQHFHGTTGFDKNEAYPDSYLDDAPSGVHINNYFASADTQDLPIQQPPMAENFDSNQWTVTTESPRYNQTEGGHFGDDALEEGTRMPPGDAALHAAHVTPNALPDGFASYGNGGLQGQFADGGLATQETRGYGEGDDSLEEDAVGVDDEEDQDAVQDEYAYGEPIEEGDYDQRNYVEPSDDDEGLSEQEEEVHQEIVDRYGDAGVLDESEFKGFNDLSEDQEEDDEEEYDDEEEGDEYDDYEEAPAAKPVYTGRVLPQANPKGPMVISLLSDSEDDDVPMPAPKAPPAAEPTQETRKSPGIGSDQVDPGLSEEVEEAEEAKASEAAKDFEEDEEGSEEEDRELEEDVYDSEEEMPDAEEEVSEVGGAGVEYESASEDEVGDLKVEEASVGDEDEDEDEAEDHTAEEASDEDEEPEEETSGRGGEAPQPRDGASARDEASDDEHEATALKGEVSKPKEAANEAEDEAPAVAGGQTHVVDFAVHQADGHDEQARAPADEHADKEDSFVMSAPEDTDKVSGSESELEIEPPKVAAVSESEDKASEAEPVVASPEKAAASESEDKESEAEEPAATATNEAEEVEPKVDQSDAAAKSEHERPDVTAAESAGQFDVDNESEHEHDADYIPSEDENDEIDMADDVPPGDFDRELEDFYDDMVLEQLEQEQANQRMASESADDKMSLASQVEADDDQMDVEDDHEKASTAEPMSVVDDDVDVVMLDAGTPHFESPMEAETPRAEVESSMIITEVVEEVVEETVIMEVTTEILVEDAAMEQEATEEAQEEVLEDTQQQEGTDAVEEVHLEPVKEAEGEVPVPVVDEEKPAVVSLEPVEGATAPANNEAMGKEVPASPPLTNSFASQKKLSPFAQGFQEAMRETELPPTPLQSMVQAEPEDHDAEEEQETQQADAGVVLEQPGNNSASSSDLSFNAGESDAEEVASVPSAPVRKAAATRASKRNKNKKKAVRGKSAQLELSEPPTQTRAVCKSAEEEITVQTPSSQEYMSPQPEMAASSSSSPDVSVKLAQQSVAARRSKRGQPQPQEPQPTRISPRLARRRSNSLQSSNQDAEEEPKGSFNLPSNRDLSVLLARGALASPSKGDVSVGLAKDALNSPSKTKSASPLVDDNNTSTAALKADLTKRLRQEFPDCINLTSLKYHVDEHPVVAAIVTSEPTTPVRAKKGPREYVMSFHITDPSIAPGSVVEVQLYRPHKESLPVVRVGDAVLLQRLQVKSISKKGFGLRSGEESSWAVFDADEGAPQIKGAPVEGWEGYRGYMTGLRGWWRSLDSGARGRVERADRKMREAK; from the exons TGATGAACTACTCTTCTCTCTAGAGGAAGTAACATGGACAAAGGACACATCGCCAGGCGGCATCCCTGGCTCCAGAGTGGAATGGCAATTGCAGTTCGACAAGAAGTTTGTCTTGCAG ATAAAATCTGGCGAAACAAACCAGCTCAGACACTTGAACATCGACCATCCCGAACTCGAGACCGAGGCCTCGCCTCGACCCCCGGCTCCGCTTGCGACAGCACCTCGACTGTCGACACCTGAGCCCGAAGAACCACCCGAACACGTCTCTACAATCCGCAAATTTTTCGAAGTTGCCGAGAACGAATATGCATCCCCAGCACTCATCAAACGGCAGCGACTGTCGTACGGTGCGCTGTTCGAGGATGGGTTTGACCCTTTCgaggaagacggaggagtcaagggcaagggtcGCAAACGAACTCGGTTTGGCCGCGACAGCAGTGCGTGGCGCTATACCAGCCAGTCACCTAGCCCTGAACCTCAGTCACCGGCTGAGGAGTCTATGGACGAAGATGTGACCGAGAAAACGTCCCCGCAGCCTTCGCCACAAAAGGAAAtgctggatgagggggtcCAGACAGTCGATATTGAAATGACCGAGCCCACGGACGAGGCGGTGCAAACTGAACCGGTGCAAACAGAACCAGTACAGCCCGAGTCAACACGGGTCGAGGCAGCGCAAACGGAGCCGATGGAGACGGAGCCGGTACGGACAAAGCCAGTGCAGACACCCCCAGTGCGTACAGAGAGCGCCATGGACGTGCTTAGCCAAGCAGCGCTTGCTCATGCGCAGCAGGCACAGAAGCCTCCGGCTTCCGAGGAGCATCCCAGGTTTGCCCAAGCGCAGCAGGAGAAAAGGTCACCTGTTGCTCAGGAGCAGCCAGCTCTCACGATGCCAGAATTGCCCCCTGCTACCCCCCAACATGACCAGGCTTCTGGAAAGCCCACTGAAAGCCGATCCGGTCCCCCGGCTGCCAATGCCAACACGGACATGCCCAAACTTGATGCCGCCCAAAAGCCTGCCACGGATACGTTTGCTAGTAGCTCACTTTTTGGCACCCCCAAGACTCCTGGTTTCTCCATGTTTGGCACTGGCCCGCCCGCCCGGATCCAATCACCTTCAAGCATAGCAGACCAAGTTAGATTCGGGTTTTCTCACATTCCACATACCGCACCCCCTCCGGATGCTCACGACCAACATTTCCATGGGACCACTGGCTTTGATAAGAACGAGGCATATCCTGATTCGTATCTTGATGACGCGCCGTCTGGTGTGCATATCAACAACTATTTTGCGTCGGCCGACACTCAAGATCTGCCCATTCAACAGCCTCCCATGGCGGAGAACTTTGATAGCAATCAGTGGACGGTTACTACAGAGTCCCCGCGCTATAACCAAACCGAGGGCGGCCACTTTGGTGATGACGCTCTGGAGGAGGGCACCCGGATGCCTCCTGGCGATGCGGCTCTCCATGCTGCTCATGTTACTCCTAACGCATTGCCGGATGGGTTTGCTAGCTATGGGAATGGCGGGTTGCAAGGCCAGTTTGCGGATGGTGGACTTGCTACTCAGGAAACTCGTGGCtatggagagggtgatgactCACTTGAGGAAGACGCCGTTGGTGtagacgatgaggaggatcaGGATGCCGTCCAAGATGAGTACGCGTATGGTGAGCCCATCGAAGAAGGCGATTACGACCAGCGAAACTACGTTGAGCCctcggatgatgatgagggtctATCTgaacaggaagaggaggttcaTCAGGAGATTGTTGATCGGTATGGTGATGCTGGGGTGTTGGATGAGTCGGAGTTTAAGGGATTCAATGATTTGTCTGAGGaccaggaggaggacgatgaagaggagtatgatgatgaggaggagggggatgagtaTGATGATTATGAGGAGGCTCCGGCGGCTAAGCCAGTTTATACTGGGAGGGTGCTGCCGCAGGCGAATCCGAAGGGGCCGATGGTGATTAGCTTGCTTTCGGActctgaggatgatgacgtgCCTATGCCTGCGCCCAAGGCACCCCCGGCTGCTGAACCGACGCAGGAGACTCGTAAGAGCCCGGGGATTGGTTCTGATCAGGTTGATCCGGGTCTTtctgaggaggttgaggaagctgAGGAAGCTAAGGCATCTGAAGCAGCTAAGGActttgaagaggacgaggagggatctgaggaggaggatcgggagcttgaggaggatgtctaTGattctgaggaggagatgccggatgctgaagaggaggtctcggaggttggaggggctGGAGTGGAGTATGAATCAGCATCTGAAGACGAAGTTGGAGATCtcaaggtggaggaagcTTCTgttggagatgaagatgaagatgaagacgaagcTGAAGACCACACGGCGGAAGAGGCTtccgatgaagatgaagagccTGAAGAGGAAACCTCGGGCCGTGGAGGTGAAGCGCCACAACCAAGGGATGGGGCTTCAGCCAGAGATGAGGCTTCAGATGACGAGCATGAGGCTACAGCGCTCAAGGGTGAGGTTTCGAAGCCCAAGGAAGCAGCCAACGAGGCCGAAGACGAGGCCCCTGCGGTTGCTGGTGGCCAGACCCATGTGGTTGACTTCGCTGTTCACCAAGCTGATGGGCACGACGAGCAAGCACGCGCACCCGCTGATGAGCATGCCGACAAGGAAGATTCCTTTGTCATGTCGGCACCTGAAGACACGGATAAGGTGTCTGGTTCCGAGTCTGAACTTGAGATTGAACCGCCcaaggttgctgctgtttcAGAGTCGGAGGATAAGGCATCCGAGGCTGAACCGGTGGTCGCCTCTCccgagaaggctgccgctTCAGAGTCGGAAGATAAGGAATCCGAGGCTGAAGAGCCGGCTGCTACTGCTACAAACgaagctgaggaggttgaaccAAAGGTTGACCAGTCAGATGCCGCAGCCAAATCGGAACATGAGCGGCCAGATGTCACTGCTGCCGAGTCGGCCGGCCAATTCGACGTTGATAATGAATCCGAGCATGAACACGATGCTGATTATATCCCTTCGGAAGATGAGAATGACGAAATTGACATGGCTGACGATGTGCCCCCCGGGGACTTCGACAGGGAACTCGAGGATTTCTATGACGACATGGTACTGGAACAACTCGAACAAGAGCAGGCTAACCAGCGTATGGCGTCCGAGTCGGCAGATGACAAGATGTCACTTGCGAGTCAAGTCGAGGCCGATGACGACCAGATGGATGTCGAAGACGACCACGAAAAAGCCAGCACGGCCGAACCCATGTCGGTGGTTGACGATGACGTCGATGTTGTTATGCTTGATGCGGGAACGCCGCATTTCGAGTCGCCTATGGAAGCAGAGACGCCACGAGCAGAGGTCGAGTCTAGCATGATCATTAccgaggtggttgaggaggttgttgaggagacTGTTATCATGGAGGTGACAACTGAGATTCTTGTAGAGGATGCTGCTATGGAGCAGGAAGCGACTGAGGAAGCACAGGAAGAAGTGTTGGAGGACACACAGCAGCAAGAGGGCACGGATGCTGTCGAGGAAGTTCATCTGGAGCCTGTTaaggaggcagagggagaAGTCCCGGTGCCTGTTGTcgacgaggagaagccaGCAGTGGTGTCTCTGGAGCCGGTCGAGGGTGCAACTGCACCAGCCAACAATGAAGCAATGGGCAAAGAAGTCCCTGCCTCGCCTCCTCTCACCAACTCTTTTGCATCTCAGAAGAAACTGTCGCCATTCGCCCAAGGGTTTCAGGAAGCAATGCGGGAGACAGAGCTgcccccaacccctctgCAGAGCATGGTGCAAGCGGAGCCTGAGGATcacgatgccgaggaggaacaaGAAACCCAGCAGGCTGACGCGGGTGTTGTTCTAGAGCAGCCAGGCAACAACAGTGCTAGCTCGTCAGATTTGAGCTTCAACGCGGGCGAGTCTGATGCGGAAGAAGTCGCGTCAGTTCCGAGTGCGCCTGTTCGGAAGGCTGCAGCGACGCGTGCAAGCAAACGGAATaagaacaagaaaaaggCAGTCAGAGGCAAGAGCGCACAATTAGAGCTTTCCGAGCCGCCCACGCAAACCAGAGCTGTTTGTAAGAGcgccgaggaagaaatcACGGTCCAGACGCCATCCTCTCAAGAGTACATGTCACCGCAGCCCGAAATGGCagcgtcatcatcctcctcgccagatGTGAGCGTCAAGCTCGCCCAGCAGTCGGTAGCAGCGCGACGGAGCAAGAGAgggcagccacagccacagGAGCCGCAGCCAACACGAATTAGCCCGCGACTTGCGAGGAGGCGGTCGAACAGCTTACAGTCTAGCAACCAGGACGCCGAGGAAGAGCCCAAGGGGTCTTTTAACTTGCCCTCCAACCGGGATCTCAGCGTTTTATTGGCGAGAGGCGCGCTGGCCTCGCCATCCAAGGGAGATGTCAGCGTCGGCCTCGCAAAGGATGCGCTGAATTCTCCGTCCAAAACCAAGTCAGCTTCCCCTCTggtcgacgacaacaacaccagcaccgccgcctTGAAGGCCGACCTGACCAAGCGCCTCCGCCAGGAATTCCCCGACTGCATCAACTTGACCTCACTGAAATACCACGTGGACGAGCACCCCGTCGTCGCCGCGATTGTCACTTCTGAACCCACCACGCCTGTCCGCGCCAAGAAGGGACCGAGGGAATACGTCATGTCGTTTCACATTACCGACCCGTCGATCGCGCCGGGTAGTGTTGTGGAGGTGCAGCTGTACCGACCGCACAAGGAGTCGCTGCCTGTCGTCAGGGTGGGGGATGCGGTTTTGCTGCAGAGGCTGCAGGTCAAGTCGATTAGCAAGAAGGGGTTTGGGCTGAggtcgggggaggagtcgagctgggcggtgtttgatgctgatgagggGGCGCCGCAGATTAAGGGGGCGCCGGtggagggttgggagggttATAGGGGGTATATGACtggtttgagggggtggtggaggagtttggaTTCGGGTGctagggggagggtggagagggcggataggaagatgagggaggCTAAGTAG